AATGAGACCAAAAAAAGAACTAGTTCGCATCGTTCGCTCGAAGGAAGGTCTAGTATCTGTTGATTTAACTGGAAAGAAATCAGGACGCGGAGCATATCTTTCTAAGGATAAAGAAGCAGTGCTTTTAGCCAAGAAAAAGAATATTCTAGGAAATCAGCTTGACGTTGCAATTGAAGATTCTGTATACGACGAGCTGCTTGATTTAATAGAGAAG
This DNA window, taken from Niallia sp. Man26, encodes the following:
- a CDS encoding YlxR family protein gives rise to the protein MNSRKKVPMRKCVATGEMRPKKELVRIVRSKEGLVSVDLTGKKSGRGAYLSKDKEAVLLAKKKNILGNQLDVAIEDSVYDELLDLIEKEQGQSK